ATTAACAGACTCCTCCCGTGTAGTTTtaggccaatccaccacctttctcaTAATCGTCTTCACCCCATAAAGTAAAATCTTGCATTGAGCTCCACTCTTCCATTTTCGAATAATTGCATCAACAAGTGTCACCTTCTCACCAAGTTTCTTGCTGATGGTCTTGTAGCCCTCTATAACATCATGCAGATCTACAGCCTTGTTCTTCATAtcctttgacagctctttggtcttgccagctttttggttgatattctgtctttCTTCATTAAAAAGACAAccataaaaattagagactgtttatttttgtgtaaatGAGCAAACCTACAACAAAGAGGGGCTTTGGTTACTAAATTGTGAATTGATTATTACTATTAGTATTAGTTTAGTTCTTATTTGAAACTCAGCCATCAGCAGAATACAAGCTTTTATTGAATTTATGAATTTGCTCTATTTGCTTATCCAAGTCCAGCTATGTTCATTCAGATGACTGCTGTTTCCATTCCTACTTTCTGTCCTGCAGATGCTTACACAGATGAGGACCTGATGCTTTATTGGAAAAGTGGCGATGAGTCCCTGAGCACAGATGACAGGATTTCTCTGTCTCAGTTCCTGATTCAGAAGTTTCACACTACCTCCAGGCTGGCTTTCTACAGCAGCACAGGTTGAGAAGGAAAACAAACCCAGATTTCActtatacatacatattttgTGTAAGACTAGATTGGTCACTCTTACAACTGCTCCACAAAAACCAAAGATTTAGGGGAAATAATCTTAAGTCGTTGTATATTGTTGAGGGGCCATATATGAAAATCCTGTTTTAGCATCAACATTATGATTATCTGGGAGAGATTCTAGAGTTAATTTCATGTTTAATCAGTAAACTAAGCCAAACTAAGTTGGGAGAGGTTTACATATTTCCTCTGATGTCTGCTGATGGCTCAGCCAGATCCAGCTATTACAGTCAGAAGTCATCCTGCTGACTGAGCTGAACCTCAGTGgggcaagttaaaaaaaaaatcccaaagcaTGTTCATAGAGTGGAGGAGAAAAAACGCTTTGATTCCCTGCTAAATCTGTCAGTTTGAAgacttacaaagaaataaaaaatctcttatttttatggtagtttcatttAATGAAGAGCCAGAATATCAACGAAAAGGTAAATAAACAGTGCAACACAATGCAAACATAACAAAGTTATAAATTAATCCAGATGTCTCTGAGTAAAATATATAGGTAAGTAATAAGTAGATCCCCTATAACCCAGCCAGATTTCTGGTTCCTACAGGTAGGCTGTGTGCCCATGTGGTAAACAGATTAGAGTTCTGCAGTGGCTATCCATCAGTACATTAGTACAAGTGCATTTGCCTTGTCAAACCTAAAAATAGAAATTTatatgttaaaacttaccaaagtAGAGCAATTTTCATCTCAGACAGTTCTGTCAAAAAGTCCTAGTCTATCAATTAATATGTACATCTGGCCCTTAcattactgccatcttgtggccacagtCAGATATTGCAGCTGGAAGCTGTGCATATTTCATCTCGTAGCAaagtgtgtctctgtctcttaGGGCATGTCCATCTCCCAGTAACAATGACTGGAGCTGGGTAGGCTGAGAGGCCAGCAGCTTTATTCTGGTGGTTTGCACATGTGCATTGTGGATAAATCTCTGGTCTTTGAGTGTAAACTGATGAGAGAGGAGCACGTGAGGCAAGCTGCTGTTGGCTCAGCTTTTAGttcaattaagttttatttcTATAGTCCAAAATatcaacaacagttgcctcaaggaaCTTAAGACTTTTGCTGCTCTTAGATCAATTTCAATGTGTTATGGAAACTCAGCTAGCATTAGCAAGTAAATGAGATTCAGTGATTTAGCAGCAGAACAGATAAGTTTGCAGTTGCTAACCAccttcattcaattcaattcagttcaattcaatttcatttatacagcaccaaatcacaataacagtcgcctcaaggtgctttgcattgtaaggtagacccttcAATAATACATataaagaaaaacccaacaatcatatgaccccctatgagcaagcactttggtgacagtgggaatgaaaagctcccttttaacaggaagaaacctccggcaaaaccaggctcagggaggggcggggccatctgctgagaCTAGTTCTGGAGAgggaaggaagacaggaaaaaagacatgctgtggaagagagccagagactAATAACAAgcatgattcaatgcagagaggtctattaacacatagtaagtgagaaaggtgactgaagaagaaatactcagtgcatcatgggaatcccccagcagcctacacctattgcagcataactaagggaggattcagggtcacctgatccagccctaactatatgctttagtaaaaaggaaagtttgaagcctaatcttaaaagtagagatagtgtctgtctcctgaatccaaactggaagctggttccatagaagaggagcctgaaaactgaaggctctgcctcccattctacttctAAATAACCACCTTGCCTAACATGTATGATGTAGAGAAGATGGACTATGATAAAGTTGCTAATAATCATCTCTGCTTGCCTTTCTGTAAACGCCACCACACAACACTGCAATCAATCAATTAATTACAGAAACTCCTCTTTTCAACTTGTTATGTTTATAAAGCACATGTGAAGAAGCAATTTCTTCCATTCCAACCTAAGGAAAGACCAAATAGCTTTCAAGAGCTATAAAATTGTTAATTCATTGTTAAAACCTCATGTTCTGTCATTTTaccttgtttttttctgttttacctCTAACACATAAAGCAAAAAGTATATTGTGTTTTACTTATTCCTCACTTATTCTATCTCCAGGTTGGTACAACCGTCTGTACATCAACTTCACGCTGCGGCGTCACATCTTCTTTTTTCTACTGCAGACCTACTTCCCTGCTACTCTAATGGTGATGCTGTCCTGGGTGTCCTTCTGGATTGACCGCAGGGCTGTCCCTGCCAGAGTCTCATTAGGTAAGAGGATCTGCATCATTGTAACTCTTGcctgctaaaactgaatatgttTCCTAAGGACATcagatgtgaaaatgtgaaaatgtaaatcAGTCAGCTCTTTTTGGCCATTAAAATGACTTTCTGTCGTAGTTCATTGACTGCTGCGCTAACAAGACCTTGTATGCTCTTCAGGTATAACTACGGTGCTCACCATGTCCACCATCATTACTGGAGTGAATGCTTCCATGCCCAGGGTCTCCTACATCAAAGCTGTGGACATTTACCTCTGGGTCAGTTTTGTCTTCGTCTTCCTGTCTGTGCTAGAATACGCTGCCGTAAACTACCTGACAACTTTGAGGGATGGGAAAGACCGCAAACTCAGAGAAAAGGTTAAGGAACAGGTACAGGCACCTTTTTCAAAACTCACACATCTCAAACAGTGATCAAACCTTTTTAATTATGATTCCTTTTGTCTATTTCACCTAGTCCCAGACACTCCCTTGCACATGTGGCATGCCCCATACCAAGACCATGATGCTAGATGGGACTTACAGTGAGGAAGATGCCAACAGTCTGGCGGGATACACAAGAGCCTCAATGGTTGCCGAGGACATATCAGATAAACAGGAACAGATGGTAGTGCATCTGTCTTTGGACAATGAGTCCACTGGCACCAAGAAGAAGGGCATCCGTGGCTTCCGGATCATTCAGAACACCCACGCCATTGACACATACTCTCGTATGATTTTCCCAGGCGCATATATCCTCTTCAACCTGATCTACTGGTGTGTGTACTGTTGAGAATTTTAGCTCAAATTGTAGTAGTGAAAGAAAATTACTGTGAAACCGTTCTGTTGGACGTAAGCCTGAGGTTTACCTGTTCAAGTTTGCAAGGATGACCTATCAAGGACATCTGGGTGTGAATACTACATCTACCCATTTCATTGTTGGACTGGACATTCGATAtagcttattttttaatttttattaattaatcctttatttatccaggtaaaaatctCACTGAGATTCAAAACTCATTTCCAAGAaagacctggcatcatggcagCAAAAGACCTTCTGTTCTTGCCTCACAAGCTAATATGTATCCAAGTCACGCTGAGAGAAAACTCATGGGGCTGGTTGCACATTCACTCTaatacagcggtccccaacccccgagCCACGGACCGGTTCCGTGAgccgtttggtaccgggccgcaagagttgaggctcgggtgtgaaaattatggttttcagggattttatcggtttttattgttattttttatcattaactcggtttccctgggtcttttcccgtgtgttatgaataaatctttttttttggtaccggtactggttttattttgttgtatttatccgcaacaccttaaaggccggtccgtgaaaatattgtcagacataaactggtccgtggcacaaaaaaggccggggaccgctgctctaataAACAGGTTAATCTTGAGCCTAAAAAGTTTGCTACAGCACCCCAAGGGTAACAGCGGTGATACTTTTGGCTCTTTCACAAAGATGTCAGTTTGCTGGATACATTCTTGTTTGCATCTTGTTCTGTGTTTTGCTTTCAGCAGAAAGTTTCATCTACAATCTCTCACCACTGAATTTTGTCCTTGTTGGTCTTTCAGTAATATACAGTTTCAGCTTAATAAATAGAATTTAGCTCAGTTTACAAGTTTACAAATAATCTAAGTGGTTTATTCCACCTCAAATGTTCATTTGGACTTTTTAAAACAGATCGTTTTCACAGTAGATATTTTGGCTTGTCATAGATCAAGTACAGGTGTAACACATACTATGAAAAACAATTTTCATTCCATTTAGGTGAGCAAATTTCAGACCTCTGCCATTCATGCTGGCTCACATATAAACCTTTACTCAACTACCTGATGGAACTGCACCATCTGCAGTTAAGGTTCTTTCACTTGTGATTATCGGATATGTCAGATTGTCTGACATGAGTGAAGTTTGATGGACTGATAttctattcagttttattttgttcattcaGTCTAACATGTGTATCTTAGTTGTTTTCTATTAGTAGCAACGGCCTATCCCTTTGTTTCCAAGTCAACATGATAACTGGGGTAACTCTTGCTAAGAACTCTTGCAATATACTTTGTGGTTAATAATAtggttgttttctgtttctattaaatttaattctattgtatttatataatcCCAAATTACAAAAATAGTTGCCCCAAGGCATGTTATGTTGTAGGGTATAGACCCtgcaaaaatctgttttctatttttttcaatttgtcAAGGtttttcacattatttttcACAGATTGATCTGTAaaacatataaatacattttctgcaATGGTTTAGTATTACTGACTAGTGAATCAGTGAGCAGCTAGGTCCCAATATTTAAATATCATTTGTGGACAGAAACAGGCATTCATTTTCTTGTGATTTGTTGGAGTTGCTCTTCATTTAGATGGAAGTTTAACCTGCAGATTTTGCACAACAAAAGTACTTTTGGACAGTTAAATCTAGCCTGTCTCTATGCAACCAGCCCCTGTCCAGGCTTCCTGGAATAACACACTTCAACCTGAACCTCTCAATCGTCATGACTAAAAAGATTAAGAGAATATAATTTGGCTGCTATTGCCTCTGTAGTCATTGGATTTGACTGAGTCATGTATCTGAATTTGTCCAAAGCAGTTGGATACTGAAGCACTAAGTGAACTTAATGCCACCCTTCCTTTAACAGCACACTGACTTCAGCGATAGCGGTAGCTGGCCTATGTTCCCCATCGACTACTGTTGACATTTCTATAGTAAAACAATCCATTAAATGACAAGATGTTGCAACTGTGTCGGATTTAAAGTACAATTCATTACCGTTGCTGAACAAAGTATTTTGATTATCTATTTATAGGATTTTTAAATTCATCacgttttatttgtttaatgttttatttatttgcaccAGTATTGGATCCATGTGGCATTGCAGGCAAGTTGCAGGAAACAGGGCTTACACACAAACTGGTTGGTGAATGCTGCAAGACATGGAATATAATATCTTCCTAGATGTATTTTTCTTAGAAAGAACTTTAAAACATAGAAAGCTTTACCAGTGATGTAATCAACTTGAACCGCCTTAAGTGAACATTGTTTTCATATACATATTTTGACAAgatagattttttgtttttaattaatttcagaGCAATGATTGACATTAATCATGTAGGTAACTAGAAGTTAACAGTAGACTGATTATGCTACAATGTGTGTGAATTCATCCATCACAACACTACTGTATTTTAAGCAGATAGTTCCTACAAAGATACAGTGAGTAAATTATTGAACATTTCACCAattttttaagtaaatatatGTCTAAGGTGCTACTGACATGAAATTCTCACCAGATGCCTGTAACAACCCATCCAATCCTTACATGCAAAGAAATCCAATAATATGTGTCAATAAATTATGTATAATCATGAGAAATGACACATGGGAAAAGTATTGAACACATGAACAATGGGAGGTGCAAGAAAGCCATGTAAAGTGATGACACCAGCTGAAATCTATCAGTTATTAGAAAGCAATCCTGCCACCTATTGCAAATTAATATCAGCGGGTTCAGTCCCAACTGAAGGCCTTATAAAAAGGTGTCTTATTACCAAGGAGTCGCGCAATAAACATCTCATGACGGGTAAAACGATCTTGAGATCTTTGCAACCTTATTGTTGCATTGGTTACAAAAGAATTTCTAAACTACTGAAGGTTCCCAGGAGCGCTGTTGGGGCCATAATCCCGAAATGGAAAGAATATAATTTCACCATAAAGCAGCCACTACCAGGTGTTCCCTTCAAGATTTCAGACAGAGGAGTAAAAGAAATTATCAGACGAGTTGTCCAAGGTTCAAGGACCATTTGTGGAGAGCAGCAGAAAGATTCAAAGAAACGATAAGCAATGGACTTAACCGCCACAGTCTTTATCCACGCACTCCTTTGCTGAAGAAAAAGCATGTTGAAGTGTGTTTAAAATTTGCTGAACAAGCTTTAGACAAGTCTGTGAAATACTGGGGAAATATAGTCTGGACAAATGAGACCAAAATTGAACTTTTTGGATGCCATAATACACACCATGTTTTGAGATCAACAGGCAATGCATATACCCCCCAGTTTGGAGGTGGGAACATCACGGCGTGGGGATGTTTTTTATCATACGGCATTGGCATGCTTCACATAACTGAAGGAAGAATGAACGGCAGTTGGATATCTCAGGAagtcaatgatcccaaacacacagtcaAGGAAACTCAGCTggtttcagaaaaagaaaataaagctgctACAATGGTccagtcaatcacctgacctgaatccaacTGAAAACCTATGGAGAGAACTAAAGCTCAGAGTTCACAGAAAGGGCCCACAGAACCTTCAGGATTTGAaaactgtttgtgtgaaagAAACTCACCTGAGCAGTACATGCAACTCTTCACCTCCTGTTTCTCCATACAGGAGGCGCCTTGAAGCTGTCATTACCACCAGCAGcttttataaatacatttcagtaaccatgttcaatactttttccctgtgtcattttatattttacacataatttatggcatctgtggtttgatttctttagctcaattcaattcaattttatttatatagcgccaaatcacaacaacagtcgcctcaaggcgctttatattgtaaggtaggcCCTACAAAAATAGGGTCTACCTTATTTTTGTTCACCTTGTGTGGATTGGAATGTGTTATTACCAGCATCTGGTGAAAATTTCATGTCAATAGCGCTTtcagaaatatatttacttagtAAACTGATGACTTGTTCAATAGTTATTTTACGTGCTGTATACATTTCTGACAGATATACAGTTTGACAGTTTAAGgagttcttttatttatttacataattggtttagcttagcataaagcaAAGGTACGTAAAATAGCAAGCCTAGTTCAAGTTGGtgtttgtacatttttattctGGTACTCCACTAGGGTACTTTTGCATGATTCACACATTAAGAAAAATCCTCATTTATagtggggtaaaaaaaaatgtaagtttGCTCATTTACAACAGGCTCTAAAATTTATGGTAGTTTAATTTTATCAGCTGATGTGCACGTCATTGagtaaaataagtatttgatttTCAAGCAAAACATGACTCATTAATTGGTGGAAAAACCCTTGTTGGCAAGTACAGTGTTAAGATGTTGCTTGTAGTTGGTGACTAGGTTTGCACATATCTCAGGATTTTGGCCACTCCCctttacagaaactctctaAACAAGGGTGGCTGTGGCACAAGAGGTACTAGTTGCAAGCAATGTGGTTCGATCCCTTGTTACTCCAGTCTATATGCCAAAGTACCCTTGGGTAAGATACTGAACCCAGAGTCATCCAATGCAGTTAAGAGTGAGAGGGATCATGGTAGTTGCGTCATACAATTTTCTTTCTTCAAAGATGGTGGGTTGAGTTGAAGCCAAAGAAAATTCGATTTTGGTTTTATTCTGACCACAGCACATTCTCCCAAGCCTTCTCTAAATCCTTTAAATGGTGTCTTACAAACTTAAGATGGGCCTACACGTCTGCATTTTTGAGCAGGGGCACCTTGTGAGCACTGCAAAATTTCAATCCATTATAGCATAGTGTGTTACCAGTTGTGTTCTTGGTAACTGTGGTTCCAACTGCCTTCAGATAATCAACAAGCTTCTCCTGTGTAGTTTGGGGCTGATCCACCACTGTAGAGGCTGAGCCTACGCTTGAAGCCACTGAGGTGTTTGTTGGCTGGGGTGACGCGATGCCACTGTTATGAATGAAACTTATCACAGTCCAATAACTCCAGCCGTACTTATCTTGTTTGTTTAGAATCTGTATTCCACTTCCATCAGTTGCATTTGTTGTCAACAGTTCTCTTTATCCAACACCATTTATCATAAACTGTTTGCTCATTCTGAACAACAACACACCTGCCGCTAATTACATGTGTCTACCTTAAACACATTCCCATCAACACACCATATCGTAAAACACAAAAGGTAACCCCTAGTGGCATGCATAATGTACCAACACAAAAAATGGCTCCTACAACCACTTTCTCATGATCACCCTCAACCCACGAGCCAAGACTTTGCATAGAGAACAAGAATGAGTGCAGTTGAcggtcattttatatttttctattcCTCAATAATGGCATCAACAGTTGTCACCTTCTCACCAAACTTCTTGTTGATGGTCTTGTAGCCTGTTCTAGCATTTTGCAAGTCTATAGTCCTGTTCATGGTGCcctttgacagctctttggtgGAGTGGTTAGAATGGAAATTGAAGGAACCTGATTTTGCAGACAGGTGTACTTTATACATAGTTGACATCAGGAATATCTTTAATTGATTGATTGGTTGTAATTTGTGGaattttggttgatattctctctccattaaaataaaacttccataaaaattagagactgtttatttgtttgtaagTGAGTGAACCTATAAATACAGCAGATAATGAAATCattatttcccccactgtatATTATGTCGGAGAATTGTATGTACACTGTTTATAACACATTTCAGTTTCTGTTCCTTGAAACCTGAAAATGTGAGCCAGAAATAGTAAGgtaaacatatacttttatatatatttatttatatatatttatacttacctggcaggggagataccatgatcacaaaggtggttcacccagggcgaggctcagccattgcaatgcggttgtgctgacccctgtgaattccccaaatgcgggaatgtcaactgcataatttgtggtagtggaggactgcgttcgcgctctcccctcactttttttaaacaaatttcccacgcatgggactaataaaggttgtCTTATCTTGTATACTTATATTGTTACCTCAGAACTTGAAACATTGGTCATACTTAATTTGAATCTATCTAGGATAGGGAGATACATCTAGGTCCCCTTTGATTAGTACTCAAACTGCTGTAGTCTGTtcattttgtcttcttttgttCAACTTAACATTATGATAATGAGTGTTGTCTGTTTGTGAATGGATTTACTTAGTTTTGCTTTACCAGTCTGTAGAGAGTGGCATTTCTTTCTAATACACTGTTAACTTCTCAGTGTTTTTATCTTGTCTTGGAAGAAGTTCTGTGAAGTAGCAGTACAGAGGTAATATCAATTTTCAGGTGATTGTAATGAAAACAATGTTGGAatcaatatttttaataaaatgtgacaTGAAAGAATGAAGTAGCAGGGAGAAAAAAGTATAAGTATCTGAGAACTGTACTTGAATACAGAGCTTGAATAAATTACTGATACACAATGCATCACTGATCCCATTGCGAGGCTGATCATATCAAAACATAgacattaacatttatattctTTCCAGACTCTAACACTGCTTTGTTTGAGCTCAATtgcatgactttttttttttttttggtcaaaatggttttatttttttaattatcatttctggatatttttttatcaatacttatcaactttttttttagagtttcttttctttctttcttttctttctttctctctttttttttttgcaataacacacaaaaatgtctttaatgAAAAAGACAAGCACCCTTACAGTCAGTTTCCAAACTGATGGCACTTATTCCTTGATCTTTGGAAAATTATTTAGAATGTAATGCTTTtgcaacaatttttttttttcaaattgtgTGAAAGATAAACTTTAAAGTCTTTCTTTCACACATTATACTGATGCCTAATTTACAGCTATGGATAATCAGCCTAACCATAACATTCAGTCTCAGGATTTGTTAATTCATCGTTACCTAAGAAGCCTAAAAAgcaggtttatttaaaaaaaacaaaacaaaagaaaacaaaagcatagCTCCCAAGAATACTGTATAAGATGCAATCTTCCTGTGTGACCCACTTTGAACTTTAATCCAGGTTTCAGAGAGTGTGCTCACCTAATCCTCCAATAAACAAATCACATCAGATTTACCCTTGCTACCACTACTTAAATCACATTCCCGTAGTAGGGCAACttctgttcagttcagttttatttatacagaaccaaagcacaaaagcagttgcctcaaggtgacAATTGATTGCACACTCTCGTCTGTGTTGTTTATTAATGTAGCTGCTGCTTGGGGTTAATACTGACTCACGCTCCACAATGTCTGGCCATAATTTATACCCACCAGCCTTAAGGACTTATTGTCCTAAGAGGACATCTGTGCTGTACGTAGGGTACATATgcaaatatttagaaaaaaaggaaaaagaaaaaaagcaaacatgatATAGTTTTACAAATTCCTGTATGCACAAAGGCACTGGGTTTGGGTGCTTTGTTCAGATTTGAGCATGAAATGATGTGATTTTAACTAAGCATAAcgtagatgtttttgtttgctttgttttgtttttaaataaaaacattgcaCAGTAGAAATGACTAACAATCTTTATTTGATACCCTTATGTGGAAACTGGGAAACAAAATGGTTATGAATTACATGATTGCTGTCTCGGACTCTAGTGATGTGTCATGTCACTAAAAGTATCTGCATGACCTGATACCACCACGAGCTCAAGATCAACACAAGCTTTCAGGGGGGCTTTCAGGTGGTGAGAGCTTTCAGTGGGCTAAACTAGATTAAAACCTGTTTGAGTTCTACTAGGTCTCAGGGACATATTTTAGTTGGCTATACACTGAAAATCTATATTCAAAAGGATTAAAAGGGTTTAAGTTTTATTTAGAATATAAAGTATTAGCAATTATACGTGTTTAAGCTGTAAATATTTTATAGATGAGAATATGAAATTCAGTTCCATTCAAAAAAAGTTAACATATATTTATTTGGTGTCAGGTACCAAGAATGGAAAATTAAATAAGgttatcattaaaaatattactaaatatAGTATACATAATATACATATTATACATATTTCATCAAtcttgtaaaaaaaatagatacatTTATCTAAGCAAAATATTGACCCATCTCTGCACAGTGCTATCTTTTTAGGGTGTGCATGGTGTCAAGGTGGTGGGGCccaaagtgctttttttcccagaCAGGACCCCAAATCTCAGGTGGCACCCCTGTGTAATAACAATTACACTGAGTTCTCTTCCCAGTAATTAATGACTCATCTGCCTTTCCCTCCTTTATCAATCCCAGCTTTAACTCTTCCACTTTTACTTCCTCCCTCTGCAATCCCACTTCAACCCTTAGCCTTTCAAGTTCCATATCAACCTGCAACACATCCATCAACCCCCTCCTTCATACTATACTTGGCACATCTGTCACTATTCCCTCTGTCACTATTACCAGTTATTAAGGAGGGAGGAGGGTCATGAGGAACAAGCAAAGCCACATGAATAGCCTTACACACTGTAACCTACGCAGTCCATGACCTTCACTTCAAGACCCTACTTGTGTGAGTGAC
The genomic region above belongs to Pelmatolapia mariae isolate MD_Pm_ZW linkage group LG15, Pm_UMD_F_2, whole genome shotgun sequence and contains:
- the LOC134643574 gene encoding gamma-aminobutyric acid receptor subunit rho-2-like isoform X1, which gives rise to MPRYTRVLLLVLCVSLIGECRKHRSRKKRWSAPAGTHKPAKELAGTPDTVVIGRPGSETRMEDSPLSKKVVDGTKSRKVKTSHLLRIDEHDFTMRPAFAGPAVPVGVDVQVESLDSISEVDMDFTMTLYLRHYWKDERLAFPSATNKSMTFDGRLVKKIWVPDVFFVHSKRSFIHDTTTDNIMLRVFPDGHVLYSLRVTVTAACNMDFSRFPLDSQTCTLELESYAYTDEDLMLYWKSGDESLSTDDRISLSQFLIQKFHTTSRLAFYSSTGWYNRLYINFTLRRHIFFFLLQTYFPATLMVMLSWVSFWIDRRAVPARVSLGITTVLTMSTIITGVNASMPRVSYIKAVDIYLWVSFVFVFLSVLEYAAVNYLTTLRDGKDRKLREKVKEQSQTLPCTCGMPHTKTMMLDGTYSEEDANSLAGYTRASMVAEDISDKQEQMVVHLSLDNESTGTKKKGIRGFRIIQNTHAIDTYSRMIFPGAYILFNLIYWCVYC
- the LOC134643574 gene encoding gamma-aminobutyric acid receptor subunit rho-2-like isoform X2, giving the protein MPRYTRVLLLVLCVSLIGECRKHRSRKKRWSAPAGTHKPAKELAGTPDTVVIGRPGSETRMEDSPLSKKVVDGTKSRKVKTSHLLRIDEHDFTMRPAFAGPAVPVGVDVQVESLDSISEVDMDFTMTLYLRHYWKDERLAFPSATNKSMTFDGRLVKKIWVPDVFFVHSKRSFIHDTTTDNIMLRVFPDGHVLYSLRVTVTAACNMDFSRFPLDSQTCTLELESCWYNRLYINFTLRRHIFFFLLQTYFPATLMVMLSWVSFWIDRRAVPARVSLGITTVLTMSTIITGVNASMPRVSYIKAVDIYLWVSFVFVFLSVLEYAAVNYLTTLRDGKDRKLREKVKEQSQTLPCTCGMPHTKTMMLDGTYSEEDANSLAGYTRASMVAEDISDKQEQMVVHLSLDNESTGTKKKGIRGFRIIQNTHAIDTYSRMIFPGAYILFNLIYWCVYC